Proteins encoded within one genomic window of Desulfomonilaceae bacterium:
- a CDS encoding 4Fe-4S binding protein, whose amino-acid sequence MGKIRLKVQLACLALLNLGVFQWQTVCFPVLNCHSCPTAIFACPIGIIGQFVGLGLIPLSVVGIVALAGLTVGRLFCGWVCPFGLAQDLLYKIPYIKFDIPRWTRFIKYGVFAGLVVAVPFFLTPAFPAYFCRLCPVATIESAIPWAIINGTTDVISLSVRLAILFAIVVAAMGHPRFFCKTLCPLGAILAPFNRFAAVFPQRNKDCTDCGVCNKVCPMETTHGVSKHGVFEGAPEECISCLECEKKCPTDAIKLWG is encoded by the coding sequence GTGGGAAAAATCAGGCTCAAAGTTCAACTAGCCTGTCTGGCTTTACTGAATCTTGGTGTATTTCAATGGCAAACAGTTTGTTTCCCCGTCCTTAACTGTCATTCCTGTCCGACCGCGATATTTGCCTGTCCGATAGGAATCATCGGCCAATTTGTGGGTCTGGGACTGATTCCCCTGAGTGTGGTAGGAATAGTGGCCCTCGCCGGTTTGACGGTTGGTCGATTATTCTGTGGCTGGGTGTGCCCGTTTGGCCTGGCTCAAGACCTTTTATACAAGATTCCTTATATAAAATTCGACATTCCTCGTTGGACACGTTTTATCAAGTACGGTGTATTCGCGGGCTTGGTCGTGGCTGTTCCCTTTTTTCTTACACCGGCTTTTCCGGCTTATTTCTGTAGGCTATGCCCTGTGGCGACCATTGAGTCCGCAATCCCGTGGGCGATTATCAACGGGACTACTGATGTGATTTCGCTGAGTGTTAGACTTGCGATATTGTTCGCCATAGTAGTTGCGGCAATGGGGCATCCCCGTTTCTTTTGCAAAACGCTGTGTCCTTTAGGCGCCATCCTTGCCCCGTTCAACCGCTTCGCCGCTGTGTTTCCCCAGCGGAACAAAGATTGCACAGATTGTGGTGTTTGTAACAAAGTGTGTCCCATGGAAACAACGCATGGCGTTTCCAAGCACGGGGTGTTTGAGGGAGCCCCTGAGGAATGCATATCCTGCCTGGAATGTGAGAAGAAGTGTCCTACAGACGCGATAAAGTTATGGGGATGA
- a CDS encoding CooT family nickel-binding protein, which translates to MCESNAYLLRDGKEELVMESVGSLIPESGKVTLRSIFGEKLSVEAELLEIDLIGHKIRLKSS; encoded by the coding sequence ATGTGCGAGTCAAACGCTTACTTATTGCGCGATGGCAAAGAAGAGCTGGTTATGGAAAGTGTGGGTTCTTTAATTCCTGAATCTGGGAAGGTAACGCTGAGAAGTATATTCGGCGAAAAACTATCTGTTGAAGCCGAGTTACTGGAAATAGACCTGATTGGGCACAAGATCAGGCTG